One region of Anaeromyxobacter paludicola genomic DNA includes:
- a CDS encoding site-2 protease family protein, with protein MSRQEPATFRPPLTGVGLPLLLGALGGAAVGLLAGVPVLVAALFGAAASAIAVSLRQLSGLKVVAGEEGLEVSRPEAPFRAPWSELRLGFGLAQREDGSVQRYAVVADARGRSFAFAEPVSAAPCQQVSGADGRPVPVVELREAALLLALLVQRAGRWEVLPEPLRVAPLDLAAGFAEAAAPSPALPRVAGEGGAATGPASDAALPGDPPVSPEASPSPLVRGGQGRGGQEHSGRRQRFGLVALLAKLGTKLTASLGKVGATALKAAKTANVGWAAASVATWSVLFSWKFAVAIMIQLFVHEYGHVHAMRRAGMKVRGLYFVPLLGAMAVTEDAFPSRRAQAYVALNGPLWGSLLALVPAGLYAWTHQPIFAAVASWWALLNLFNLLPIAPLDGGRVMQAFAYSYSSSLGLAVSALGLAGAVALGASLGFSLIYLVALLGLMELVAESQARAGARALRLLPEPARFGPRHYLYLRAVAGPAPGGSSEPLFLKALERQQQAARAAPLRPLELLAWGLAYAGLAAALILLVYLLRSAPGAEAASRLLE; from the coding sequence ATGAGCCGCCAGGAGCCGGCGACGTTCCGCCCGCCCCTGACCGGCGTGGGACTTCCGCTCCTGCTCGGCGCGCTCGGCGGGGCGGCGGTGGGGCTCCTCGCGGGCGTCCCGGTCCTCGTCGCGGCGCTCTTCGGCGCGGCCGCCTCGGCCATCGCGGTCTCGCTGCGGCAGCTGTCGGGGCTGAAGGTCGTGGCCGGGGAGGAGGGGCTGGAGGTCTCGCGCCCGGAGGCGCCCTTCCGCGCCCCCTGGAGCGAGCTGCGGCTCGGCTTCGGGCTGGCCCAGCGGGAGGACGGGTCGGTGCAGCGGTACGCCGTGGTCGCCGACGCGCGGGGCCGCAGCTTCGCTTTCGCCGAGCCGGTGAGCGCCGCGCCGTGCCAGCAGGTGAGCGGCGCCGACGGGCGGCCGGTGCCGGTGGTGGAGCTGCGCGAGGCGGCGCTGCTCCTCGCGCTCCTGGTGCAGCGCGCCGGGCGCTGGGAGGTGCTCCCCGAGCCGCTGCGGGTGGCGCCGCTGGACCTCGCGGCCGGCTTCGCGGAGGCCGCCGCCCCCTCCCCGGCCCTCCCCCGCGTCGCGGGAGAGGGGGGAGCCGCGACGGGTCCCGCGAGTGATGCTGCACTTCCAGGCGATCCGCCGGTGAGCCCCGAAGCCTCTCCCTCCCCGCTCGTGCGGGGAGGGCAGGGGAGGGGCGGCCAGGAGCATTCCGGCCGCCGCCAGCGCTTCGGGCTCGTCGCCCTCCTCGCCAAGCTCGGCACCAAGCTCACCGCGTCGCTCGGGAAGGTGGGCGCCACCGCGCTCAAGGCGGCCAAGACCGCCAACGTCGGCTGGGCCGCCGCGTCGGTGGCCACCTGGTCGGTGCTCTTCAGCTGGAAGTTCGCGGTCGCGATCATGATCCAGCTCTTCGTGCACGAGTACGGCCACGTCCACGCCATGCGCCGCGCGGGCATGAAGGTGCGCGGCCTCTACTTCGTGCCGCTCCTCGGCGCCATGGCGGTCACCGAGGACGCCTTCCCCTCCCGCCGCGCCCAGGCCTACGTGGCCTTGAACGGCCCGCTCTGGGGCTCGCTCCTCGCGCTCGTCCCGGCCGGCCTGTACGCCTGGACGCACCAGCCCATCTTCGCCGCCGTCGCGTCCTGGTGGGCGCTGCTCAACCTCTTCAACCTGCTCCCCATCGCCCCGCTCGACGGCGGCCGGGTGATGCAGGCCTTCGCCTACTCCTACTCCTCGAGCCTCGGCCTCGCCGTCTCGGCGCTCGGGCTCGCCGGCGCGGTCGCCCTCGGCGCCTCGCTCGGCTTCTCGCTCATCTACCTCGTGGCGCTCCTCGGCCTGATGGAGCTCGTGGCCGAGTCGCAGGCGCGCGCCGGGGCCCGGGCGCTGCGGCTCCTGCCCGAGCCGGCCCGCTTCGGCCCGCGCCACTACCTCTACCTGCGCGCGGTGGCCGGCCCGGCGCCGGGCGGCTCCTCGGAGCCGCTCTTCCTCAAGGCGCTCGAGCGGCAGCAGCAGGCCGCGCGCGCCGCGCCGCTGCGCCCGCTCGAGCTGCTCGCCTGGGGGCTCGCCTACGCCGGGCTCGCCGCGGCGCTGATCCTGCTCGTCTACCTGCTGCGGAGCGCGCCCGGCGCCGAGGCCGCGTCGCGCCTCCTCGAGTAG
- the rseP gene encoding RIP metalloprotease RseP: MASDLLLKIGSIVLLLGGLIFVHELGHFLAAKLLGVKVLRFSVGFGPKLFGLVRGETEYQLALLPLGGYVKMAGDDPHEEVAPEDVGRGFLEQKPWRRFIIAAAGPGMNLVFPFFLYLAMSLGQNGKLAPGPMVGTVTPGLPAQAAGLRPGDRILSVTATGPEGPQPVRYFADLRDLVSPHGGEPLRFEVQRGDRRFDLTITPDREQEQNPIEVTTRGVIGVSPAYPPAVVAPVVPGAADGLRPFDLVTRVNGAPVAHAGDLEAALASAACRPVDLLVRRAPADDPGAPLARHATLQLAQVPSCAGGKPSFTLADPSVAAFVGGVAAGGPAARAGLRRGDAIVAVNGKPIHSYRDLNALAGEFKAGVAVKVDLAGGRSVTLEPQEQSYVDELTRERQKRVVLGFQPEQLQLPDPNALLAEQVRIRIGPGEAAGNAASHLGEVVRVTVLGIARIVQGQISFKTVGGPIMLFSIAAQAAQEGIESFLFKMALISVNLGLMNLLPIPVLDGGHIMTCLVEAVTRRRISVRAREIANLVGIVLLAMLMIAVFKNDIMRLMG, translated from the coding sequence ATGGCCTCCGACCTCCTCCTGAAGATCGGCTCGATCGTGCTCCTGCTCGGCGGGCTCATCTTCGTCCACGAGCTGGGACACTTCCTGGCGGCGAAGCTCCTCGGGGTGAAGGTCCTCCGCTTCTCCGTCGGCTTCGGGCCGAAGCTCTTCGGGCTCGTGCGCGGCGAGACCGAGTACCAGCTCGCGCTCCTGCCGCTCGGCGGGTACGTGAAGATGGCCGGCGACGATCCGCACGAGGAGGTCGCGCCGGAGGACGTGGGCCGCGGGTTCCTCGAGCAGAAGCCCTGGCGCCGCTTCATCATCGCCGCCGCCGGCCCGGGCATGAACCTGGTGTTCCCGTTCTTCCTCTACCTGGCCATGTCCCTCGGCCAGAACGGCAAGCTCGCGCCGGGCCCGATGGTGGGCACGGTCACGCCGGGCCTGCCGGCCCAGGCGGCGGGCCTCCGGCCCGGCGATCGCATCCTCAGCGTCACCGCCACCGGGCCCGAGGGGCCGCAGCCGGTCCGCTACTTCGCCGACCTGCGCGACCTCGTCTCCCCGCACGGCGGCGAGCCGCTCCGCTTCGAGGTGCAGCGCGGCGACCGCCGCTTCGACCTCACCATCACGCCCGACCGCGAGCAGGAGCAGAACCCGATCGAGGTGACCACGCGCGGCGTGATCGGCGTCTCGCCGGCCTACCCTCCGGCCGTGGTGGCGCCGGTGGTCCCCGGCGCCGCCGACGGCCTGCGCCCCTTCGACCTCGTCACCCGCGTGAACGGCGCCCCGGTGGCGCACGCCGGCGATCTCGAGGCCGCGCTCGCGTCGGCCGCCTGCCGCCCGGTGGACCTCCTCGTGCGCCGCGCGCCCGCGGACGATCCCGGCGCGCCGCTCGCGCGCCACGCCACGCTGCAGCTGGCCCAGGTGCCGAGCTGCGCCGGCGGCAAGCCGTCCTTCACCCTGGCGGACCCGTCGGTGGCGGCCTTCGTGGGCGGCGTGGCGGCGGGCGGCCCGGCCGCGCGGGCGGGGCTGCGCCGCGGCGACGCCATCGTGGCGGTGAACGGGAAGCCCATCCACTCCTACCGCGACCTCAACGCCCTCGCCGGCGAGTTCAAGGCGGGCGTTGCGGTGAAGGTGGACCTGGCCGGGGGCCGCAGCGTCACCCTCGAGCCCCAGGAGCAGAGCTACGTGGACGAGCTCACCCGCGAGCGGCAGAAGCGGGTCGTGCTCGGGTTCCAGCCGGAGCAGCTCCAGCTCCCCGACCCGAACGCGCTGCTGGCCGAGCAGGTCCGCATCCGGATCGGCCCGGGCGAGGCGGCCGGCAACGCCGCCTCGCACCTCGGCGAGGTGGTGCGGGTGACCGTGCTCGGGATCGCCCGCATCGTGCAAGGCCAGATCAGCTTCAAGACCGTGGGCGGGCCCATCATGCTCTTCTCCATCGCCGCGCAGGCGGCGCAGGAGGGGATCGAGAGCTTCCTCTTCAAGATGGCGCTCATCAGCGTGAACCTCGGGCTCATGAACCTCCTGCCGATCCCGGTGCTCGACGGCGGGCACATCATGACCTGCCTCGTGGAGGCGGTGACGCGCCGCCGGATCAGCGTGCGGGCCCGCGAGATCGCCAACCTGGTCGGGATCGTCCTGCTGGCCATGCTCATGATCGCCGTGTTCAAGAACGACATCATGCGGCTGATGGGGTAA
- the tsaB gene encoding tRNA (adenosine(37)-N6)-threonylcarbamoyltransferase complex dimerization subunit type 1 TsaB: protein MLVAAVDTATLNLSVALGLVEPDGVRVLAEHDERAAPRSGAGAPAGGHGARLPAALLELLARAGRRLAEVEGYAVGIGPGSFTGLRIGLATWKGLAYAARRPIAGASSLAALALDAAPFAPPGALLVPLFDAKKGEVYAGFYRATGPDRVEPIAPEAALPPAALCGRVAELAPSGEACGVGEGYATYDAVFSAAFPALSRVRAAPSALSVLRLAAERLAARPFDPQALFALEPHYVRASEAEVKFPHGLGPGAVPPGAR, encoded by the coding sequence ATGCTGGTCGCCGCCGTAGACACCGCCACCCTCAACCTCTCGGTCGCCCTCGGGCTCGTGGAGCCGGACGGCGTCCGCGTGCTCGCGGAGCACGACGAGCGCGCCGCCCCCCGCTCCGGCGCCGGCGCCCCGGCGGGCGGCCACGGGGCGCGGCTCCCGGCGGCGCTGCTCGAGCTCCTGGCCCGCGCCGGGCGGAGGCTCGCCGAGGTGGAGGGGTACGCCGTCGGCATCGGCCCGGGCTCGTTCACCGGGCTGCGGATCGGGCTCGCCACGTGGAAGGGGCTCGCCTACGCGGCGCGCCGCCCCATCGCCGGCGCCTCCAGCCTCGCCGCGCTCGCGCTCGACGCCGCGCCGTTCGCGCCGCCGGGCGCGCTCCTCGTGCCGCTCTTCGACGCGAAGAAGGGCGAGGTGTACGCCGGGTTCTACCGGGCGACGGGGCCGGATCGGGTGGAGCCGATCGCGCCCGAGGCGGCGCTCCCGCCCGCCGCGCTCTGCGGCCGGGTGGCCGAGCTCGCGCCGTCGGGGGAGGCCTGCGGGGTGGGGGAGGGCTACGCCACCTACGACGCCGTCTTCTCGGCCGCCTTCCCGGCCCTGTCGCGCGTCCGGGCGGCGCCGTCGGCCCTGTCGGTGCTGCGGCTCGCGGCGGAGCGGCTCGCCGCGCGCCCCTTCGACCCGCAGGCGCTCTTCGCCCTCGAGCCGCACTACGTCCGGGCGAGCGAGGCCGAGGTGAAGTTCCCGCACGGGCTCGGCCCGGGCGCGGTGCCGCCGGGGGCGCGATGA